The proteins below come from a single Candidatus Binataceae bacterium genomic window:
- a CDS encoding amidohydrolase family protein, with the protein MADDTLISADSHFVEPPTMWAERVDKQFRDRAPHTVKGLNGRDGEWFVCENITPMAVAGFFGAGVPSPDLPAHNKKTFDEAPKSVWDAAYRIADQDRDGVRAEVIYTSMGMPLFGLDDAGLRAALFRAFNDWACEYCSHDLKRLVPLGLITLEDIPGAVAELGRIAKKGMRGAMIWAEPPSDKPYSDPAYEPFWAAAADLNMPLSLHILTARGGTGANPTAGGNFLLSLANLHHQIERSISVLVFGGVLDKFPKLRIVSAENDVGWMAYFMYRLDTVQNRLGALGGLKLPLRASEYIKRQVFATFIADPVFIDSLHRYGADNIMWSSDYPHTAATFPRSREIVAKRFGTLPPEQLSKIVRGTAERVYGLG; encoded by the coding sequence ATGGCCGATGACACCCTGATTTCAGCCGATTCCCATTTTGTCGAACCGCCCACGATGTGGGCCGAGCGCGTCGATAAACAATTCCGCGATCGCGCGCCCCATACGGTCAAAGGACTCAACGGCCGCGACGGCGAATGGTTCGTCTGCGAGAATATCACGCCGATGGCGGTGGCTGGGTTTTTCGGCGCCGGCGTACCCTCGCCGGATTTGCCGGCGCACAATAAAAAAACTTTTGACGAAGCGCCGAAGAGCGTCTGGGACGCGGCCTATCGGATCGCCGATCAGGATCGCGACGGCGTGCGCGCCGAAGTCATCTACACCTCGATGGGGATGCCGCTGTTCGGACTCGACGATGCCGGGCTACGCGCGGCTCTGTTCCGCGCCTTCAACGACTGGGCCTGCGAGTATTGCAGTCACGATCTCAAGCGACTGGTCCCGCTCGGGCTGATCACGCTCGAGGATATCCCGGGCGCAGTCGCGGAACTCGGCCGGATCGCCAAAAAGGGGATGCGCGGCGCGATGATCTGGGCGGAGCCGCCGAGCGACAAGCCCTATAGCGATCCCGCCTACGAGCCTTTTTGGGCGGCTGCAGCCGACCTCAACATGCCGCTCTCGCTGCACATCCTGACGGCGCGCGGCGGCACCGGCGCGAATCCGACGGCGGGCGGCAATTTCTTGCTCTCGCTCGCCAATCTGCATCATCAGATCGAGCGTTCGATCTCCGTTTTGGTCTTTGGCGGCGTTCTCGATAAATTTCCCAAGCTGCGGATCGTCTCGGCCGAGAACGACGTCGGCTGGATGGCCTATTTCATGTACCGGCTCGATACCGTGCAGAACCGCCTCGGCGCGCTTGGCGGACTCAAGTTGCCGCTGCGCGCGAGCGAGTACATCAAGCGGCAGGTATTTGCGACCTTCATCGCGGACCCGGTCTTCATCGATTCACTCCATCGCTACGGCGCCGACAACATCATGTGGTCGTCGGATTATCCGCACACAGCGGCGACCTTCCCGCGTTCGCGCGAGATCGTCGCGAAGCGATTCGGTACGCTGCCGCCGGAGCAGCTCTCGAAGATCGTCCGCGGCACAGCGGAGCGGGTGTACGGCCTGGGCTGA